CCTCCGGCACGTGCTGTCCTTTCTGCCTGCGGCTGATGCTCTGCAGACTTGCGTGCTCGACACCCGGTGGCGCGACCTCTGGAGGCGCACCACCGACCTCCTCCTAGTCTTTGATGAGACCAGTTTCCCGAGCTCCGGGCGTTTCAAACAGCTGGTGAAACTCTTCATCCACCTCCGGGGAAACTCACCTCTCGACAAGTGCAAGATCGTTGCCTGTGTTGATGATGAGGAGGGGTGCACATACACAAACACCATGCTGTTGATCAAGTACGCTCTAAAGTGCCAAGTTAAGGAGCTCCTACTCAGTGTTGCTGTTGAAGATGATGACACTGTGTACGACCCAATAATACTTGATGCGCCTCTCATCTCCCAGCACTTGAAGCTCTTACACCTCGAACAGGTTAACCTGAAATTCTCCGCTCTGAATTTCTCGCGCTGCCCGGTATTAGAGGATCTAAAGATGCAACGTTGCGGCATTGATGGACGCAGGATATCTTCCAAATCACTAAAGCGTTTGTGCATTTCCGACTTCTGTTACTTCCCTGAGGATTTCCACGTTCGGATATTTGCCCCGGGTCTTATCTCTTTGCAACTTGATGGTTTTAATGGCTTGACCCCTTCCCTTGAATACATGCCATTTCTAGAAATAGCTTATGTTGGGCTTCGCGATGAATGCTATGATTTCTGTCGTAGTAACCGGCAGGATTGTGAGTTTGATGACTGTGGCTGTCATGCTTATCCCGTTGGCGAAGGTGTGCTTCTCCATGGTTTGTCCAATGCTGTGAATTTGGAGTTGATTGCTGATCATGGATCTGAAAGGGTACGCTTGCACTTGCTGCCTTTTCACTCTTATTGCTATTGGCACCCATAGTTCTTTTGTAGTATCACATCCATTGCTAGACCTGCAAATACTTATTCTCATTACCACAGTTTGCTATTTTTTATCTTCACAAATTTCAGATCAACAATTTAATAACACAGAAGCATAATTGGGTAAATGTAATATTTTCAAAGCTTGAGGTGCAGTTTTGCCTTTACTTACTTACGTCTGAAACTAAAGTATCTATCCAAACTTTCAACTTAAATTAGTATTTCATTTC
Above is a window of Triticum aestivum cultivar Chinese Spring chromosome 6B, IWGSC CS RefSeq v2.1, whole genome shotgun sequence DNA encoding:
- the LOC123139288 gene encoding F-box/FBD/LRR-repeat protein At5g22660 isoform X2 is translated as MLNKTAASGKGQFGDLTDDLLRHVLSFLPAADALQTCVLDTRWRDLWRRTTDLLLVFDETSFPSSGRFKQLVKLFIHLRGNSPLDKCKIVACVDDEEGCTYTNTMLLIKYALKCQVKELLLSVAVEDDDTVYDPIILDAPLISQHLKLLHLEQVNLKFSALNFSRCPVLEDLKMQRCGIDGRRISSKSLKRLCISDFCYFPEDFHVRIFAPGLISLQLDGFNGLTPSLEYMPFLEIAYVGLRDECYDFCRSNRQDCEFDDCGCHAYPVGEGVLLHGLSNAVNLELIADHGSERFIYTWDLKCCPIFDKLKTLLLSEWFTTVDLVCILQHSPILEMLTLQLDNTKVSVSRSLCSRCFHLLWH
- the LOC123139288 gene encoding putative F-box/FBD/LRR-repeat protein At5g56810 isoform X1, producing the protein MLNKTAASGKGQFGDLTDDLLRHVLSFLPAADALQTCVLDTRWRDLWRRTTDLLLVFDETSFPSSGRFKQLVKLFIHLRGNSPLDKCKIVACVDDEEGCTYTNTMLLIKYALKCQVKELLLSVAVEDDDTVYDPIILDAPLISQHLKLLHLEQVNLKFSALNFSRCPVLEDLKMQRCGIDGRRISSKSLKRLCISDFCYFPEDFHVRIFAPGLISLQLDGFNGLTPSLEYMPFLEIAYVGLRDECYDFCRSNRQDCEFDDCGCHAYPVGEGVLLHGLSNAVNLELIADHGSERFIYTWDLKCCPIFDKLKTLLLSEWFTTVDLVCILQHSPILEMLTLQLDNTKKLVRATGAQEMIDQSFVCLHLKVVNIECRKVDEGVRKILTILSTCGIPREQIGIKEQLRYSDRFSFQKPL